AGGGCTGGGCATTAACGCAACGCCTGAAGCGGTCTCAATTGTCTCAAAACGCTTTGGGCAGAGAATTGAGCGCATTAAACTGCCGTATGGCGGTAATGCAAAGGGCGGATTTACGCTGTGGCTCAAATGCCCAACCTGCGGCAGGAAGACGCATACGCTTTACCTCCCTCCTCGTGGAAGTGCTTTTGCATGTCGCAGGTGTTTAGGGCTTACCTACAGCGCATGGAAGCGCAACGGCTACGTGAGGTTCCCAAAAGATGCTGGCTTATGGCTTACGCAGTTCGTGAAGAAAGCAAAGGGGGTTTTGAAAAATGCTTAATCCACTCGAATGGCTACTTGATGGGCACGATATAATCATGGCGATGGTTCAGAAAGCAAAAGAAGGCGACGTAGAAGCGGCAAGGTTGGTGCTTGAATTTATGGGCTGGCTAAAACCTGTGGAGAGAAGGGAGGTTGATGACTATGCCCAGGACAAGGAAGAGCTTAATTGAAACCAGTGCGGATTTAACCCCGGAGGTTTTGGAGGATAAGCGCCAAACAATAATCGCAAAGGCTGTGGATATGGCGGAAGAGGTTTTGGAAGCCCTCTTCGAGGAGGCAAGAGGCGGTAATGTAGCGGCAGCAAAGCTTTTACTGCAGGTAGCGGGGCTTATCCACAGCGGTGGGTCAATGGTAGCCACGCAGGTCAACGTTCCGCAGATTACAATCTCCCCGGAGGAGCTTGAGGAACTCGAGAGGGATTTATACGGGAAGGGTTACCTCACAGATGATTAATCGGATGCGGATGGTACGGGCCAGTTTGACCGCCAGGTACCATCTTTAGCCCTTGTAAGCGTAAAGGTAGCGGGAAGCGTTGCCGTGTGTCCTGTCTTGAAACTGCGAATGGTTATAGTAGCCAATACCCTCACTTCATCTTCTGAGACACGGTTAAGTTCTGTTATTCGCATGTTTTCGAGAATATCACCGCTGGCGGCCATTTTTAAAACAACGTTGTGTAAATTACGGAAAGATTCCACATAAGTATCTCTAGAATACTGTTGTTGGATGTCTGGCTCCAAATAAGGATAGATGTCTTCATAGACCCCATGCAGGAAAGACTTAGCAATTATTTCCGCTGTAGCTTCTGGTGTCTTTGAAAGTTTGAATTCCCAAAGTGTGTTGTCTGATTTTGTTGGTACCAGAAACTCTGCACTTTCGTAATCTTGGGCTGTTATACGTAATGTAGCGTCTTTTGGAATATTAGTCATAGTAAACTTACCCTCTTCATCAGTAGTTGCTTTATCAAGAATGGTGCTATCTTGCAAACAAGTTATTGTAGCATTTGAAATAGGGGCATTTGTAAGTTTATCGAGAACCACTCCTTCTACGGTAACGTCCGAGGTTTCTTCTGGATTGGCTAATGCACCAATATTAACCATTGCTATCAGCATTCCTGTTATAAGTGCCAGTATGAGAGCTAAGGGTTTGTGAATGAAAGCTTTTTCGTAGACTATTTCGGTGTTATCTCCAGCTTGATAGATTAGCTGCCGAGTATACCCTTTCATCTCATCGTGTGCTTTAAAAGCATAGTAAACCGGTAAAGCAGCTCCTACTCCTGGAAGAGGTAATGCCCACAAATAAATAGATGG
The Caldanaerobius fijiensis DSM 17918 DNA segment above includes these coding regions:
- a CDS encoding carboxypeptidase regulatory-like domain-containing protein, which translates into the protein METFIGVLIILLVFVILLSLWAYGTLLKKALGKSKWNALLLLIPLVNLGVIIDWGVEAGKIAKNAYQEKAPNWFLPVIIIAYTLWSIILLIVDPYILLYWLISQAVLLLFDYWSTIRLLTAACGVPSIYLWALPLPGVGAALPVYYAFKAHDEMKGYTRQLIYQAGDNTEIVYEKAFIHKPLALILALITGMLIAMVNIGALANPEETSDVTVEGVVLDKLTNAPISNATITCLQDSTILDKATTDEEGKFTMTNIPKDATLRITAQDYESAEFLVPTKSDNTLWEFKLSKTPEATAEIIAKSFLHGVYEDIYPYLEPDIQQQYSRDTYVESFRNLHNVVLKMAASGDILENMRITELNRVSEDEVRVLATITIRSFKTGHTATLPATFTLTRAKDGTWRSNWPVPSASD